One window from the genome of Scatophagus argus isolate fScaArg1 chromosome 13, fScaArg1.pri, whole genome shotgun sequence encodes:
- the LOC124069610 gene encoding fizzy-related protein homolog isoform X2: MDQDYECRLLRQINIQNENASPIKAVGAVRALTPTSSPLSSPSKHGDRFIPSRAGANWSVNFHRINEIEKLHNQNRKTKDGTTDSNKDGLAYSALLKNELLGAGIEKVQDPQSEDRRLQPSTPARRSLFSYSVSTKRALPEEDGNTVSPYSLSPVSSNSQKLLRSPRKPTRKISKIPFKVLDAPELQDDFYLNLVDWSSLNVLSVGLGTCVYLWSACTSQVTRLCDLSVEGDSVTSVGWSERGNLVAVGTHKGYVQIWDAAAGKKLSVLEGHTARVGALAWNADQLSSGSRDRVILQRDIRAPPLQSERRLQGHRQEVCGLKWSTDHQLLASGGNDNKLLVWNHSSVLPVQQYTEHLAAVKAIAWSPHQHGLLASGGGTADRCIRFWNTLTGQPLQCTDTGSQVCNLAWSKHTNELVSTHGYSQNQILVWKYPSLTQVAKLTGHSYRVLYLAMSPDGEAIVTGAGDETLRFWNVFSKMRSTKESVSVLNLFTRIR; this comes from the exons ATGGATCAGGATTATGAGTGCAGGCTGCTCAGGCAGATCAATATCCAAAATGAGAATGCAAGCCCCATT AAAGCTGTAGGAGCAGTGCGAGCTCTGACACCCACCAGCTCCCCCCTGTCCTCCCCTAGCAAGCATGGTGATCGCTTCATTCCCTCCCGGGCTGGAGCCAACTGGAGTGTCAACTTCCACCGCATCAAT GAAATTGAAAAGTTGCacaatcaaaacagaaaaaccaaagaTGGCACAACGGACAGCAACAAAG ACGGCCTGGCTTACTCAGCTCTGCTGAAGAACGAGCTGCTGGGAGCAGGCATCGAGAAAGTCCAGGACCCCCAGTCAGAAGACCGCCGTCTGCAGCCATCAACTCCTGCCAGGAGGAGCCTTTTTAGT tattCTGTAAGTACCAAGAGGGCTCTACCTGAAGAAGATGGAAACACAGTTTCTCCCTATTCTCTCTCACCGGTCAGCAGCAACAG TCAGAAACTGCTGCGGTCACCAAGGAAACCTACGCGCAAAATATCTAAAATTCCTTTCAAAGTTCTGGACGCTCCAGAGCTTCAGGATGACTTCTACCTCAACTTAGTGGACTGGTCCTCTCTGAATGTGCTCAGTGTTGGACTGGGTACCTGCGTCTATCTGTGGAGTGCCTGCACCAGCCAG GTGACACGTCTGTGTGATCTTTCTGTAGAAGGAGATTCAGTAACATCTGTGGGCTGGTCGGAAAGg GGTAACTTGGTGGCGGTGGGGACTCATAAAGGATATGTACAGATTTGGGATGCAGCAGCAGGGAAGAAGCTCTCTGTTCTAGAAGGACACACAGCCAGAGTGG GTGCTTTGGCATGGAATGCAGACCAGCTGTCGTCTGGGAGCCGCGATCGGGTGATCCTGCAGCGCGACATCAGAGCCCCGCCTCTCCAGTCAGAGCGTCGTCTCCaaggacacagacaggaagtctgcGGGCTCAAGTGGAGCACTGACCACCAGCTGCTAGCCTCCGGTGGAAACGATAACAAG TTACTTGTGTGGAACCACTCGAGCGTCCTCCCGGTACAGCAGTACACTGAGCACTTGGCCGCGGTGAAGGCCATTGCCTGGTCTCCCCACCAGCACGGCCTGCTGGCCTCCGGAGGCGGCACCGCAGACCGCTGCATCCGCTTCTGGAACACTCTTACCGGCCAGCCGTTACAATGCACAGACACTGGCTCTCAGGTCTGCAACCTGGCCTGGTCCAAGCACACTAATGAACTG GTCAGCACACATGGTTATTCCCAGAACCAGATCCTGGTGTGGAAGTATCCCTCCCTCACTCAAGTGGCCAAACTTACCGGACATTCCTATAGAGTGCTCTACCTG GCCATGTCCCCGGATGGAGAGGCCATTGTGACGGGAGCTGGAGATGAAACCCTTCGTTTCTGGAACGTCTTTAGCAAGATGAGATCCACTAAG gaatctgtgtctgtgttgaacCTCTTCACCAGGATCCGATAG
- the LOC124069610 gene encoding fizzy-related protein homolog isoform X1 produces the protein MDQDYECRLLRQINIQNENASPIKAVGAVRALTPTSSPLSSPSKHGDRFIPSRAGANWSVNFHRINEIEKLHNQNRKTKDGTTDSNKADGLAYSALLKNELLGAGIEKVQDPQSEDRRLQPSTPARRSLFSYSVSTKRALPEEDGNTVSPYSLSPVSSNSQKLLRSPRKPTRKISKIPFKVLDAPELQDDFYLNLVDWSSLNVLSVGLGTCVYLWSACTSQVTRLCDLSVEGDSVTSVGWSERGNLVAVGTHKGYVQIWDAAAGKKLSVLEGHTARVGALAWNADQLSSGSRDRVILQRDIRAPPLQSERRLQGHRQEVCGLKWSTDHQLLASGGNDNKLLVWNHSSVLPVQQYTEHLAAVKAIAWSPHQHGLLASGGGTADRCIRFWNTLTGQPLQCTDTGSQVCNLAWSKHTNELVSTHGYSQNQILVWKYPSLTQVAKLTGHSYRVLYLAMSPDGEAIVTGAGDETLRFWNVFSKMRSTKESVSVLNLFTRIR, from the exons ATGGATCAGGATTATGAGTGCAGGCTGCTCAGGCAGATCAATATCCAAAATGAGAATGCAAGCCCCATT AAAGCTGTAGGAGCAGTGCGAGCTCTGACACCCACCAGCTCCCCCCTGTCCTCCCCTAGCAAGCATGGTGATCGCTTCATTCCCTCCCGGGCTGGAGCCAACTGGAGTGTCAACTTCCACCGCATCAAT GAAATTGAAAAGTTGCacaatcaaaacagaaaaaccaaagaTGGCACAACGGACAGCAACAAAG CAGACGGCCTGGCTTACTCAGCTCTGCTGAAGAACGAGCTGCTGGGAGCAGGCATCGAGAAAGTCCAGGACCCCCAGTCAGAAGACCGCCGTCTGCAGCCATCAACTCCTGCCAGGAGGAGCCTTTTTAGT tattCTGTAAGTACCAAGAGGGCTCTACCTGAAGAAGATGGAAACACAGTTTCTCCCTATTCTCTCTCACCGGTCAGCAGCAACAG TCAGAAACTGCTGCGGTCACCAAGGAAACCTACGCGCAAAATATCTAAAATTCCTTTCAAAGTTCTGGACGCTCCAGAGCTTCAGGATGACTTCTACCTCAACTTAGTGGACTGGTCCTCTCTGAATGTGCTCAGTGTTGGACTGGGTACCTGCGTCTATCTGTGGAGTGCCTGCACCAGCCAG GTGACACGTCTGTGTGATCTTTCTGTAGAAGGAGATTCAGTAACATCTGTGGGCTGGTCGGAAAGg GGTAACTTGGTGGCGGTGGGGACTCATAAAGGATATGTACAGATTTGGGATGCAGCAGCAGGGAAGAAGCTCTCTGTTCTAGAAGGACACACAGCCAGAGTGG GTGCTTTGGCATGGAATGCAGACCAGCTGTCGTCTGGGAGCCGCGATCGGGTGATCCTGCAGCGCGACATCAGAGCCCCGCCTCTCCAGTCAGAGCGTCGTCTCCaaggacacagacaggaagtctgcGGGCTCAAGTGGAGCACTGACCACCAGCTGCTAGCCTCCGGTGGAAACGATAACAAG TTACTTGTGTGGAACCACTCGAGCGTCCTCCCGGTACAGCAGTACACTGAGCACTTGGCCGCGGTGAAGGCCATTGCCTGGTCTCCCCACCAGCACGGCCTGCTGGCCTCCGGAGGCGGCACCGCAGACCGCTGCATCCGCTTCTGGAACACTCTTACCGGCCAGCCGTTACAATGCACAGACACTGGCTCTCAGGTCTGCAACCTGGCCTGGTCCAAGCACACTAATGAACTG GTCAGCACACATGGTTATTCCCAGAACCAGATCCTGGTGTGGAAGTATCCCTCCCTCACTCAAGTGGCCAAACTTACCGGACATTCCTATAGAGTGCTCTACCTG GCCATGTCCCCGGATGGAGAGGCCATTGTGACGGGAGCTGGAGATGAAACCCTTCGTTTCTGGAACGTCTTTAGCAAGATGAGATCCACTAAG gaatctgtgtctgtgttgaacCTCTTCACCAGGATCCGATAG
- the plekhj1 gene encoding pleckstrin homology domain-containing family J member 1 — protein sequence MRFNEKELVFLSRQPSEKAAELGMRGPKKGDVVKKRLVKLIVNFLFYFRTDEEEPIGALLLEHCRVEKENSKTFSVVFLDEAERKYSFECDSEEQCGEWTDAIIKASYEFMRKNLIFYRTEIHRLTGKDPLEQYGISDETRFQVSNGLQLMPRDTSSL from the exons ATGCGTTTCAACGAGAAGGAGCTGGTCTTCCTGAGCCGCCAGCCCTCAGAGAAGGCTGCTGAGCTGGGGATGCGAGGACCCAAGAAAGGAGACG TTGTGAAGAAGAGGCTGGTGAAACTCATCGTTAACTTCCTCTTTTATTTCCGGACcgatgaggaggag cCAATTGGAGCTTTGTTACTGGAGCACTGTCgggtggagaaggagaacagCAAGACTTTCTCTGTTG tatttttagatgaagcagagaggaagtaCTCGTTTGAGTGTGACTCTGAAGAGCAGTGTGGGGAGTGGACAGATGCCATTATCAAGGCCAG TTATGAGTTCATGAGGAAAAACCTGATATTCTATCGAACAGAAATCCACAGGCTCACTGGCAAG GATCCCTTGGAGCAATATGGTATATCAGATGAAACTCGCTTCCAGGTCAGCAATGGCCTGCAGCTCATGCCTAGAGATACCTCCTCCCTGTAG
- the sf3a2 gene encoding splicing factor 3A subunit 2 produces the protein MDFQHRAGGKTGSGGVASASESNRDRRERLRQLALETIDINKDPYFMKNHLGSYECKLCLTLHNNEGSYLAHTQGKKHQTNLARRAAKEAKEAPAQPAPAKVKVEVKKFVKIGRPGYKVTKQRDPETGQQSLLFQIDYPEIAEGIGPRHRFMSAYEQRIEPPDRRWQYLLLAAEPYETIAFKVPSREIDKAENRFWTHWNRETKQFFLQFHFKMEKAIPQSSGPPPPAGVKRPPPLMSGVGTRPQNESMPPPPPGGMSVPPLPPGAPSAPHMPPQMPMPPMPMRPPPPDGLTMSNN, from the exons ATGGATTTCCAGCATCGAGCTGGAGGGAAGACGGGGAGTGGTGGGGTGGCATCTGCCTCTGAGAGTAACCGTGATCGACGAGAGCGGTTACGTCAGCTGGCCCTGGAGACCATTGACATCAACAAAGACCCCTACTTTATGAAGAATCATTTAGGATCATATGAGTGTAAACTTTGCTTGACACTTCACAACAATGAG GGCAGCTACTTGGCTCACACACAAGGAAAGAAACATCAGACCAACTT AGCGCGGAGAGCAGCCAAGGAGGCAAAAGAAGCTCCTGCTCAGCCAGCTCCAGCAAAAGTTAAAGTTGAAGTCAAAAAGTTTGTCAAAATTGGCCGACCAGGATACAAAG taACCAAACAGAGGGACCCAGAGACTGGACAGCAGTCCTTACTTTTCCAG ATTGACTACCCAGAGATTGCTGAAGGAATTGGACCCAGGCATCGTTTCATGTCCGCTTATGAGCAGCGCATCGAACCCCCTGATCGTCGCTGGCAGTACCTGCTTTTGGCTGCTGAACCATACGAGACTATTGCCTTTAAG GTCCCCAGCAGAGAAATTGATAAAGCAGAAAACCGCTTTTGGACCCACTGGAACAGAGAAACTAAACAG TTTTTCCTGCAGTTCCACTTCAAAATGGAGAAAGCTATTCCTCAGTCCAGTGGTCCACCACCTCCTGCGGGTGTGAAGCGTCCCCCTCCTCTCATGAGTGGAGTTGGAACTCGCCCACAAAATGAGTCTatgccccctcctcctccaggaggGATGTCTGTCCCCCCTCTGCCCCCTGGTGCCCCGAGTGCCCCCCATATGCCCCCTCAGATGCCCATGCCCCCGATGCCAATGAGGCCGCCTCCTCCTGATGGCCTTACAATGTCTAATAATTGA
- the LOC124069934 gene encoding stress response protein NST1: MEESYETFEEELGPPRADPPPQKPVRQIRRAEMYTTRKVREETTPAPQQPRAEPKTLPREPSFPKTTSLHKALSIQNLSQIETPWENVTLNRCLFVAITILVLTSGFQRLHETLRVRGTEEEEEVGLTVRRYGTLRHRGQLPEPELTLWEVMFWWLPDLDDEEDEDDDDDDDGEVKRVKPKRRTTAQASRGLRNKPLLDNKLMKRRIGKLKDRRAKKARDEEIKDKKERGKAEDPIEAADEDEDEGREEAVPKKNKKLEKQKERKKTQKG, translated from the exons ATGGAAGAAAGCTATGAGACATTTGAAGAGGAGTTAGGGCCACCAAGAGCAGATCCTCCTCCACAGAAGCCTGTTCGACAGATCCGCAGAGCAg aAATGTACACAACAAGGAAAGTCAGAGAG GAAACGACTCCAGCTCCACAACAACCAAGAGCAGAACCGAAGACTTTACCCAGGGAACCAAGCTTCCCCAAAACAA CATCCTTGCACAAAGCCCTGTCCATCCAAAACCTGAGCCAGATTGAAACACCATGGGAGAATGTCACCCTCAACCGTTGTCTGTTTGTGGCCATTACCATCCTGGTGCTCACCTCAGGTTTTCAGAGGCTTCATG aaactctgcGAGTCCGggggacagaagaggaggaagaagttgGACTGACGGTGAGACGGTACGGCACATTACGACACAGAGGACAGCTTCCAGAG CCTGAGCTAACTCTGTGGGAAGTCATGTTCTGGTGGCTGCCAGACCttgatgatgaagaggatgaggatgatgatgatgatgatgatggagaagTCAAAAGAGTCAAGCCAAAAAGACGGACAACAGCACAAGCATCAAGGGGCCTCAGGAACAAGCCACTGCTAGACAATAAACTGATGAAGCGAAGAATAGGGAAATTAAAGGACAGGAGAGCCAAGAAAGCTAGGGATGAAGAAATCAAggataagaaagaaagaggaaaagcagaggacCCCATCGaagcagcagatgaagatgaggatgaaggaagggaggaggCTGTGCCCAAGAAGAATAAAAAgttggaaaaacagaaagagaggaaaaagactCAAAAGGGATGA